One Nicotiana tomentosiformis chromosome 4, ASM39032v3, whole genome shotgun sequence genomic window carries:
- the LOC104090928 gene encoding transcription factor TGA1-like, whose product MNMTSPTTQFAPTRRMGIYEPFHQMSVWEDAFRGDIMPSADPCMVSQPNDRPDDKSGYTSGEQHMPSGSGDNQTPRSTSEKVQRRLAQNREAARKSRMRKKAYVQQLETSRLKLAQLELELERARQQGLYMLGSNSNMGLLGTINPGIAAFEMEYSQWVEEQQKKNAELRSILQSPVSEMELQLLVENVLSHYFNLFRMKADAAKADVFYLMSGMWRTSVERFFLWIGGFKPSDLINVVMPQLEPLTDQQIIKVCNLRHCCQQAEDALTQGMDKLQQTLAQSILNMTTGAGNYSSQMVSSMENLEALESFVNQADHLRQQTLQQMSIILTTRQAAKGLLAFGEYLQRLRALSSLWAARPREPT is encoded by the exons ATGAACATGACTTCTCCAACAACTCAATTTGCCCCCACAAGAAGGATGGGTATATATGAACCGTTTCACCAGATGAGCGTGTGGGAAGACGCATTTAGAGGCGACATTATGCCTAGCGCTGATCCATGTATGGTTTCACAGCCAAACGACAGGCCAGATGACAAG TCGGGATATACGTCTGGTGAACAACATATGCCCTCTGGCTCTGGGGATAATCAAACACCGAGGAGTACTTCAGAAAAG GTACAACGACGTTTAGCACAAAATCGTGAAGCTGCCCGTAAAAGCCGTATGCGGAAAAAG GCTTATGTTCAGCAGCTGGAAACAAGCCGTTTGAAGCTGGCGCAACTTGAGTTAGAGCTCGAGAGAGCTAGACAGCAG GGACTATACATGTTAGGTTCAAATAGTAATATGGGGCTACTCGGAACAATTAATCCAG GAATAGCTGCATTTGAGATGGAATACAGCCAATGGGTTGAAGAGCAACAAAAAAAGAATGCAGAATTGCGGAGTATTTTGCAGTCTCCTGTAAGCGAAATGGAGCTTCAGTTGCTGGTAGAAAATGTCTTAAGCCACTATTTCAATCTCTTCCGAATGAAAGCTGACGCTGCCAAGGCTGATGTGTTTTACTTGATGTCTGGGATGTGGAGAACTTCCGTGGAGCGCTTTTTCCTCTGGATTGGAGGATTCAAGCCATCAGATCTCATAAAT GTGGTGATGCCACAACTCGAGCCCTTGACCGATCAGCAAATCATTAAAGTCTGTAATCTGCGACACTGTTGCCAGCAAGCAGAAGATGCTCTAACACAAGGAATGGATAAACTTCAGCAGACTCTGGCCCAGAGCATCCTAAATATGACCACAGGAGCTGGAAATTACAGTTCCCAAATGGTTTCTTCTATGGAAAATTTAGAAGCATTGGAAAGCTTTGTTAACCAG GCGGACCACCTACGCCAACAAACACTACAGCAAATGTCTATTATTTTGACAACACGCCAAGCAGCTAAAGGCTTACTTGCTTTCGGGGAGTATCTTCAACGTCTTCGTGCTCTGAGTTCACTCTGGGCTGCCCGTCCTCGTGAACCAACTTAA